From the genome of Trifolium pratense cultivar HEN17-A07 unplaced genomic scaffold, ARS_RC_1.1 scaffold_76, whole genome shotgun sequence, one region includes:
- the LOC123901733 gene encoding putative disease resistance protein RGA1 — MAEKIPYGVATTLINRLASAAIREFGRINGVMDELERLKNTVESIRAVLLDAEEKQEQSHAVQNWVRRLKDVLIPADDLLDEFLIQDMIQKRDEPHHQNKVKKVLNPFSPNKFAFRHNMANEIEKIQKMFDDVVRDMYVLILNSNVVVVEKPNNEWRETSSYVLESNIIGRDDDKEKIVNLLRQSHGDQNVSLVAIVGMGGLGKTTLAQLVYSDDQVQNLFDKSMWVCVSDNFDVKTIVKNMLESLTKKKIDDTLSLDTLQNMLGGNLSGKRYLLVLDDIWNDSFEKWDKLWTGLMCGAQGSKVIVTTRSRTVAQTMGVCVPYALNGLILEDSWSLLKNIAFRDDTTGVNRTLESTGKKIAEKCRGVPLAIRSLGGILKNKREENEWGHVLRGDFWKLCEEKDSIMPVLKLSYRNLSPQQKQCFSYCSLYPKDWEFKKGELIQMWMAHGYLECSVEGQCMEDVGNQFVNIFLMKSFFQDAKLNEDGDINCFKMHDLMHDLATQVAGNDCCYLDNKAKKIIGRPVHVSVESDAVCLLESLDASRLRTLIMFTSYGQKICHEDDLTIISTFKYLRVLKLKYLFLSKLFGYIGKLKHLRYLHLLECGGLESGSKSIGNLFCLQTIKVSLGIGAEVVLSTQVISKLINLRHLEINTQTFKDEQPVRFGKLSIHHHKGVTFSKWISPLTNIVEISLSYCKAFRYLPPVERLPFLKSLKLRCINYLEYIYYEEPILHESFFPSLESLHIYKCDKLRGWKRMGDDLNDINSSHHLLLPQFPCLSKLAVRECRMLTCMPTFPNIKSLSLNYCSVEILQATLCSAASQYSIGCTPLSMLKSLRINETIVDMKNVPQDWLKNCTSLENLEFDDLSSQYFQVIEIWFKDDLIRFSSLQKITFQFCMDLKALPDWICNILSLQHIKIDNCTDLVLLPKGMHRLTNLRTLEIIVCPLLGEACRTETSATWPKIAQIPNIIIKSD, encoded by the exons ATGGCTGAGAAAATTCCATATGGTGTTGCTACTACCCTCATTAACAG GTTGGCTTCTGCTGCCATACGTGAATTTGGACGGATTAATGGTGTCATGGATGAATTGGAAAGGCTTAAGAACACAGTTGAATCTATTAGAGCTGTGTTGCTTGATGCTGAGGAAAAACAAGAGCAAAGTCATGCCGTCCAAAATTGGGTAAGAAGGCTTAAAGATGTGCTTATTCCTGCAGATGACTTGCTAGATGAATTTCTTATTCAAGATATGATACAAAAAAGGGATGAACCTCATCatcaaaacaaagtaaaaaagGTACTTAATCCATTCTCTCCAAACAAATTTGCTTTCCGCCATAACATGGCTAATGAGATtgagaaaatacaaaaaatgttTGATGATGTGGTGAGAGATATGTATGTGTTGATTCTAAACTCcaatgttgtggttgttgagAAACCTAACAATGAATGGAGGGAAACCAGTTCTTATGTGTTAGAATCAAATATCATTGGAAGAGATGATGACAAAGAGAAGATTGTAAACTTGTTGAGACAATCCCATGGAGATCAGAATGTTTCTTTGGTGGCTATTGTTGGGATGGGTGGTTTGGGAAAGACAACTCTTGCTCAGTTGGTATATAGTGACGACCAAGTTCAAAATTTGTTTGATAAGAGTATGTGGGTATGTGTCTCTGATAACTTTGATGTCAAAACTATTGTGAAGAACATGTTGGAGTCACTaaccaagaaaaaaattgatgatacattATCATTGGACACCTTGCAAAATATGCTTGGTGGAAATTTATCCGGTAAGAGATACTTGTTAGTCCTAGATGACATTTGGAACGATAGTTTTGAAAAGTGGGATAAATTGTGGACTGGCTTGATGTGTGGTGCTCAAGGAAGTAAGGTTATAGTGACTACTCGTAGTAGAACTGTGGCTCAAACCATGGGTGTATGTGTCCCCTATGCTTTGAATGGGTTGATTCTAGAAGACTCTTGGAGTTTATTAAAGAATATTGCATTTAGGGATGATACCACTGGAGTGAATCGAACTCTCGAATCAACCGGCAAGAAGATAGCAGAAAAGTGCAGAGGCGTTCCATTAGCAATTAGATCATTGGGAGGCATATTAAAgaataaaagagaagaaaatgaatGGGGTCATGTCTTGCGAGGTGACTTTTGGAAATTGTGCGAGGAAAAAGATAGCATCATGCCGGTCCTAAAATTGAGTTACCGAAACTTGTCACCTCAACAAAAACAGTGTTTTTCTTATTGCTCTTTATATCCTAAGGATTGGGAATTTAAGAAGGGTGAGTTGATTCAAATGTGGATGGCACATGGTTATCTTGAATGTTCAGTCGAAGGGCAATGCATGGAAGATGTTGGTAACCaatttgttaatattttcttgatgaaatcaTTCTTCcaagatgcaaaattgaatgaaGATGGTGATATAAACTGTTTTAAAATGCACGATTTAATGCACGATCTTGCAACACAAGTTGCTGGAAATGATTGTTGTTACTTGGACaataaggcaaaaaaaattataggaagACCAGTGCATGTATCAGTGGAATcagatgcagtttgtttgttgGAATCATTGGATGCTAGTAGGCTGCGAACTTTGATTATGTTTACTTCCTATGGCCAAAAGATATGCCATGAAGATGATTTGACAATTATTTCAACATTTAAATACTTACGTGTCTTGAAACTGAAGTATTTATTTTTGAGCAAGCTTTTTGGTTACATTGGAAAATTGAAGCATTTAAGATATCTTCACTTGTTAGAGTGTGGGGGACTAGAAAGTGGTTCCAAATCTATAGGCAATCTATTTTGTTTACAAACAATAAAAGTTTCATTGGGAATTGGTGCTGAAGTTGTACTTTCTACACAAGTTAtctcaaaattaatcaatttgAGACATCTTGAGATTAATACTCAGACCTTCAAAGATGAGCAACCAGTTAGATTTGGTAAATTGAGTATACATCATCACAAAGGTGTGACTTTTTCCAAATGGATTTCTCCACTCACAAATATTGTTGAAATATCTCTTAGTTATTGCAAAGCTTTCCGATACCTCCCACCAGTGGAACGTCTTCCTTTCCTTAAGTCACTTAAGTTACGCTGCATTAATTATTTGGAGTACATATATTACGAAGAGCCTATTCTTCATGAATCATTCTTCCCATCTTTGGAGAGCCTACACATTTATAAATGTGATAAGCTGAGGGGATGGAAAAGGATGGGAGATGATTTAAATGATATTAACTCTTCACATCATCTCTTGTTGCCTCAGTTTCCTTGTCTATCTAAATTGGCAGTTAGAGAGTGTCGGATGCTGACTTGCATGCCTACTTTTCCAAACATTAAGAGCTTGTCATTGAATTACTGCAGTGTAGAGATATTGCAAGCAACACTATGTAGTGCAGCTTCACAATACTCGATTGGTTGCACTCCTCTTTCCATGCTCAAATCCTTGCGCATTAATGAAACCATTGTGGATATGAAAAACGTCCCACAAGATTGGTTGAAAAATTGTACTTCTCTTGAGAATCTTGAGTTTGACGATCTTTCAAGTCAATATTTTCAAGTAATTGAAATATGGTTTAAAGATGACCTCATCCGTTTTTCTTCTCTCCAAAAAATCACCTTTCAATTTTGTATGGATCTAAAGGCATTGCCAGATTGGATATGCAACATCTTATCACTTCAGCACATCAAGATAGACAATTGCACAGATCTGGTATTGCTGCCCAAAGGAATGCATCGTCTTACCAACTTACGCACCTTAGAAATCATTGTATGTCCACTCTTAGGTGAAGCATGCCGGACAGAAACAAGTGCAACTTGGCCTAAAATTGCTCAAATCCCAAACATAATCATAAAAAGTGATTGA